A genomic stretch from Gopherus flavomarginatus isolate rGopFla2 chromosome 3, rGopFla2.mat.asm, whole genome shotgun sequence includes:
- the LOC127048364 gene encoding uncharacterized protein LOC127048364 gives MVETTQKANTAFRRHIAILLMKESESVEDYCIYCNLIDCEKESEDCTMVQCVSCKRWAHIPCITEGINQENLTYEKKEYNCKTCA, from the exons ATGGTGGAAACAACACAGAAGGCTAATACTGCGTTTAGAAGACATATAGCAATTCTTCTAATGAAGGAGTCAG aaagcgtGGAGGACTACTGCATATACTGCAACCTTATCGACTGTGAAAAAGAAAGTGAGGATTGCACGATG GTCCAGTGTGTTTCTTGCAAGAGGTGGGCACACATACCATGCATTACAGAAGGAATCAATCAAGAAAACCTGACATATGAGAAGAAGGAGTACAACTGCAAGACATGTGCATAG